One window of Trifolium pratense cultivar HEN17-A07 linkage group LG5, ARS_RC_1.1, whole genome shotgun sequence genomic DNA carries:
- the LOC123887006 gene encoding protein PLASTID TRANSCRIPTIONALLY ACTIVE 14, protein MLLDNVVCLFHSSSLSFCHLTMASSFPLHQSTPPCFFSKTPTFFTNTTLIPIQFKGYLWRPSYSFGSCVEHKVQPVKAVSVEAAQFPLLQPPKPDDSAPELEPVDPDFYRIGYVRSMRAYGVDFKEGPNGFGVYASKDVEALRRPRVIMEIPLELMLTISKKLPWMFFPDIIPLGHPIFDIINSTDPETDWDLRLACLLLFSFDCKDNFWQYYGDFLPSEDECTSLLLATEEELLELQDPDLASKVRFQQQRALEFWKKNWHSDVPLKIKRLAHEPQRFIWAVGIAQSRCINMQMRMCALTQEANMLIPYADMLNHSFEPNCFFHWRFKDRMLEVLINAGQRIKKGDEMTIDYMSAQKNDMLMLRYGFSSRVNPWDDLKFSGNARIHLDSFLSVFNISGLPDEYYRNEVLSNAGDTFVDGAVIAAARTLPTWSDRDIPPIPSQERKAVKALQQECKKLLAGYATTSKQDQKLLDASPEARRTLEAAIKYRLHRKLLIEKSILALDIYQEQILF, encoded by the exons ATGCTGCTGGATAACGTTGTCTGTCTATTCCACTCTTCTTCACTCTCTTTCTGTCACTTAACAATGGCTTCTTCTTTTCCACTTCACCAATCAACACCACCATGCTTCTTCTCAAAAACCCCAACATTTTTTACTAATACTACTTTAATTCCTATACAGTTTAAAGGCTATTTGTGGCGACCCAGTTACTCTTTTGGCTCTTGTGTTGAGCACAAAGTACAGCCTGTTAAAGCAGTTTCTGTTGAAGCTGCTCAATTTCCCTTGCTTCAGCCTCCTAAGCCGGATGATTCAGCTCCTGAG TTGGAGCCTGTGGATCCTGATTTCTACAGGATAGGATATGTCCGAAGCATGCGAGCTTATGGAGTTGATTTTAAGGAAGGACCAAATGGTTTTGGTGTGTATGCTTCTAAAGATGTCGAAGCTCTTCGTCGACCAAGG GTTATAATGGAAATTCCTCTTGAGTTGATGCTTACCATAAGCAAGAAGCTCCCGTGGATGTTTTTCCCTGATATAATTCCCCTTGGTCATCCAATATTTGATATTATCAACTCAACAGATCCAGAG ACAGATTGGGATTTAAGATTAGCATGCCTTCTCTTGTTCTCGTTTGACTGCAAAGACAACTTTTGGCAGTATTACGGCGATTTCTTACCAAGTGAAGATGAATGTACTAGCTTACTTCTAGCTACAGAg GAGGAACTTTTGGAGCTGCAGGATCCCGATCTTGCTTCTAAAGTGAGATTTCAGCAACAGCGAGCCTTAGAATTCTGGAAGAAGAATTGG CATAGTGATGTGCCCCTAAAAATAAAACGTCTTGCTCATGAACCACAAAGGTTTATTTGGGCAGTAGGAATTGCACAGTCACGATGTATCAATATGCAAATGAGAATGTGTGCGCTAACTCAAGAGGCAAATATGCTGATTCCTTATGCCG ATATGTTGAACCATTCATTTGAGCCAAATTGTTTTTTCCATTGGCGTTTTAAGGACAGGATGCTTGAGGTTCTTATAAATGCAGGACAACGGATTAAAAAGGGAGATGAG ATGACAATTGATTACATGAGTGCACAGAAGAATGACATGTTAATGCTAAGATATGGATTTTCATCGCGAGTG AATCCTTGGGATGATTTGAAATTCTCAGGCAATGCACGAATCCATTTGGATTCCTTCTTGTCAGTTTTCAACATATCTGGCCTACCTGACGAGTATTATCGTAACG AAGTTCTATCAAACGCTGGAGATACTTTTGTTGATGGAGCGGTCATAGCTGCAGCACGAACATTGCCAACTTGGTCAGACAGAGATATTCCTCCAATCCCAAGTCAAGAAAGGAAGGCTGTGAAGGCATTACAACAAGAGTGCAAAAAATTGCTCGCGGGATATGCTACCACCTCTAAGCAAGACCAGAAATTACTAG ATGCATCGCCAGAAGCTAGAAGAACTCTTGAAGCTGCAATAAA GTACAGATTGCACCGAAAATTGTTGATAGAGAAAAGCATCCTAGCATTGGATATCTATCAAGAACAAATACTGTTTTGA
- the LOC123884402 gene encoding pentatricopeptide repeat-containing protein At3g57430, chloroplastic, whose amino-acid sequence MVVDMSSFSQLLVLPYPYSLQTHHITPNKHHPPPSAATTTTITTVATEPRSPSVWIDHLRSQAQSPSSFHQAISTYINMVTAGVPPDNFAFPAVLKATAGIQDLNLGKQLHAHVFKFGQALPTAVPNSLVNMYGKCGDIDSARHVFDEISNRDDVSWNSMINAACRFEEWELSVHLFRSMLLENVRPTSFTLVSVAHACSNLRNGLLLGKQVHAFMLRNGDWRTYTNNALVTMYAKLGRIYEAKALFDVFDDKDLVSWNTIISSLSQNDRFEEALLYLHAMLQSGVRPDGVTLASALPACSHLEMLNWGKEIHSFVLKNSDLIENSFVGSALVDMYCNCKQPEKGRLVFEGNVRRAVAVWNAMIAGYVRNEFDYEAIELFVEMAFELGLSPNSVTFAGVLPACVRCEAFLDKEGIHGCVVKWGFEKDKYVQNALMDMYSRMGRVEISRSIFGSMNRRDIVSWNTMITGYVVCGRHDDALNLLHDMQRSPEEDRINTFDDCEDNESVPLKPNSVTLMTVLPGCAALAALGKGKEIHAYAVKQMLATDVAVGSALVDMYAKCGCLNLSRIVFEQMSIRNVITWNVLIMAYGMHGKGEEALELFRRMETEGDNNREIRPNEVTYIAIFASLSHSGMVDEGLNLFHTMKAKHGIEPTSDHYACLVDLLGRSGRIEEAYKLIKTIPSFMNKVDAWSSLLGACKIHQNIEIGEIAAKNLFVLEPNVASHYVLLSNIYSSAGLWDQAMDVRKKMKEMGIRKEPGCSWIEHGDEVHKFIAGDVSHPQSKELHEYLETLSQRMKKEGYVPDTSCVLHNVDEEEKETMLCGHSERLAIAFGLLNTSPGTTIRVAKNLRVCNDCHAATKFISKIVDREIILRDVRRFHHFKNGTCSCGDYW is encoded by the coding sequence ATGGTCGTTGACATGTCCTCTTTCAGTCAACTGTTAGTTCTACCTTATCCTTATTCCCTCCAAACTCATCACATCACTCCCAACAAACACCATCCACCTCCCTCTGCCGCCACTACCACCACTATCACCACCGTCGCTACAGAACCCCGTTCTCCTTCCGTATGGATCGACCACCTTCGCTCTCAAGCCCAATCCCCCTCCTCCTTTCACCAAGCCATCTCCACATACATCAACATGGTCACCGCCGGCGTTCCTCCAGACAACTTCGCTTTCCCCGCCGTACTAAAAGCTACAGCCGGCATCCAAGACCTGAACCTCGGCAAACAGCTCCATGCCCATGTCTTTAAATTCGGCCAAGCTCTCCCTACCGCCGTCCCCAACTCCCTTGTCAATATGTATGGCAAATGTGGTGACATTGACTCCGCACGCCACGTGTTCGATGAAATTTCCAACCGAGACGATGTTTCTTGGAACTCCATGATCAACGCCGCGTGTCGGTTTGAGGAATGGGAGCTTTCGGTTCACCTTTTCCGGTCAATGTTGTTGGAGAATGTGAGACCCACTTCGTTCACATTGGTCAGTGTAGCTCACGCTTGTTCCAATCTGCGTAATGGATTGTTACTTGGGAAGCAAGTTCATGCTTTTATGTTGAGGAATGGTGATTGGAGAACTTACACTAACAATGCTTTGGTAACAATGTATGCTAAATTAGGTAGAATTTATGAAGCTAAGGCTTTGTTTGATGTGTTTGATGACAAAGATTTGGTATCCTGGAACACTATTATTAGTTCTCTTTCTCAAAATGATAGATTTGAGGAAGCATTGTTGTATTTACATGCTATGCTTCAAAGTGGTGTTAGGCCTGATGGGGTTACCTTGGCAAGTGCTTTGCCTGCATGTTCTCATTTAGAAATGTTGAATTGGGGAAAAGAGATACATTCTTTTGTATTGAAGAACAGTGATTTGATTGAGAATTCTTTTGTTGGTAGTGCTTTGGTTGACATGTATTGTAATTGCAAGCAACCTGAAAAAGGTAGGTTGGTTTTTGAAGGGAACGTTAGGAGGGCGGTTGCGGTTTGGAATGCCATGATTGCTGGTTATGTGCGAAATGAGTTTGATTATGAGGCTATAGAACTTTTTGTTGAGATGGCTTTTGAGTTGGGTTTGAGTCCGAATTCCGTGACTTTTGCGGGTGTTTTGCCTGCTTGTGTGCGGTGCGAAGCGTTCTTGGACAAAGAAGGGATTCATGGTTGTGTAGTGAAATGGGGTTTTGAGAAGGATAAGTATGTGCAAAATGCACTAATGGACATGTATTCTAGAATGGGTAGAGTAGAGATTTCAAGGAGTATATTTGGAAGCATGAATAGAAGAGATATAGTATCTTGGAACACAATGATTACTGGTTATGTTGTTTGTGGGCGCCACGATGATGCACTTAATCTTCTGCATGACATGCAGAGAAGTCCAGAAGAAGATAGGATTAACACATTTGATGATTGTGAGGATAATGAAAGCGTTCCACTTAAGCCGAATTCGGTGACTTTAATGACTGTGCTTCCTGGCTGTGCTGCCTTGGCTGCACTTGGGAAAGGGAAAGAGATTCATGCTTATGCTGTTAAGCAAATGCTGGCAACGGATGTGGCTGTTGGAAGTGCATTAGTTGACATGTATGCAAAATGTGGTTGCTTGAACTTATCTAGGATAGTATTTGAGCAAATGTCTATCAGAAATGTTATTACTTGGAATGTTCTTATCATGGCTTACGGGATGCATGGGAAAGGGGAAGAAGCTTTGGAGCTTTTTAGAAGAATGGAAACAGAAGGAGACAACAATAGGGAAATAAGGCCTAATGAAGTGACCTATATTGCTATTTTCGCTTCTCTTAGTCACTCTGGAATGGTGGATGAAGGACTTAATTTATTCCATACAATGAAAGCTAAACATGGGATTGAACCAACATCTGACCATTATGCTTGTCTTGTGGACTTGCTCGGCCGGTCAGGCCGGATCGAAGAGGCGTATAAGCTGATCAAGACAATACCATCCTTTATGAACAAAGTAGATGCATGGAGCAGCTTGCTAGGTGCCTGCAAGATCCACCAGAATATCGAAATTGGTGAAATTGCAGCAAAGAACCTATTTGTCTTGGAGCCAAATGTGGCTAGCCATTATGTTCTATTGTCCAACATTTACTCTTCAGCTGGACTCTGGGACCAGGCAATGGATGTtaggaagaaaatgaaagaaatggGAATAAGAAAAGAACCTGGATGCAGTTGGATTGAGCATGGTGATGAGGTTCATAAGTTTATAGCAGGGGATGTTTCACATCCACAAAGTAAAGAGCTTCATGAATATCTTGAAACTCTGTCACAAAGAATGAAAAAGGAGGGATATGTACCTGATACTTCTTGTGTACTTCAcaatgttgatgaggaagagAAAGAAACTATGCTTTGTGGGCATAGTGAGAGATTGGCAATAGCTTTCGGCCTTTTAAATACTTCCCCTGGAACTACCATTAGAGTTGCTAAAAACCTTAGAGTTTGCAATGACTGCCATGCTGCCACAAaattcatatcaaagattgttGACAGGGAAATCATTCTTAGAGATGTTAGAAGGTTCCATCATTTCAAAAATGGAACTTGCTCTTGTGGGGATTATTGGTGA
- the LOC123884403 gene encoding UPF0481 protein At3g47200-like translates to MEAKPNGYMSGLKDELVEMLKGVTLPELSGIHEQYIYKVPQRIRQANPQAYTPQIISIGPFHSPHGSSSSDNILHQMEELKLKYLKGFLNRTKLCLDDIVLKLEEWENRIRSSYAGLISFNSNDFLKIIIIDACFIIEHFLRFFRYKNWMKNDPILLKPWLLGDIKRDVVLLENQLPFFVLEDIYKLAGINLEFPSFITITIYYFQEFNIQNISPNSERVLCPKHFTDLLRTFLLPSSIDFAQEEMGDAIEHVYSVSQLSEAGLVFDVSESKCLLDLNFDDNGVLKMPCFHVHDTTEIFMRNILAFEECHISDISDQDSAYISQYFSILNFLINTEKDVSILVDKKIIVNWMGDTNAVATMVNNLCKNLAMPILNPKYLSICYRLNGFYENPSNKYKAIFVHEYFNTPWKIASTITAVLLLLFTLIQAVCSICSFL, encoded by the coding sequence ATGGAGGCAAAACCAAACGGTTATATGAGTGGACTGAAGGATGAATTGGTTGAAATGCTTAAAGGAGTGACTCTTCCAGAATTGTCTGGAATCCATGAGCAGTACATCTACAAAGTACCACAAAGAATTCGCCAAGCTAATCCACAAGCTTATACACCTCAAATTATTTCCATTGGTCCTTTTCACAGTCCACATGGCTCAAGTAGTAGTGACAACATTTTGCACCAAATGGAAGAACTCAAACTCAAATATCTCAAGGGATTTCTAAATAGAACAAAGCTATGTTTGGAtgatattgttttaaaacttgAAGAGTGGGAAAATAGAATTAGAAGTTCTTATGCAGGGCTTATTAGCTTTAACAGCAATGATTTCTTAAAAATCATTATAATTGATGCATGCTTCATAATTGAACATTTTCTTAGGTTTTTTAGATACAAAAATTGGATGAAAAATGACCCTATATTATTAAAACCTTGGTTACTTGGTGACATTAAACGCGACGTAGTACTCCTTGAAAATCAGCTACCCTTTTTTGTTCTTGAAGATATATACAAATTAGCTGGTATAAATCTTGAATTTCCCTCATTTATTACAattactatatattattttcaagaaTTCAACATACAGAACATAAGTCCAAATTCAGAAAGAGTATTGTGTCCAAAACACTTCACAGATCTTCTAAGAACATTTTTGCTACCATCATCAATTGATTTTGCACAAGAAGAAATGGGAGATGCAATTGAACATGTATACAGTGTGAGTCAATTATCAGAAGCAGGATTAGTATTTGATGTAAGTGAAAGTAAATGCTTacttgatttgaattttgatgataaCGGTGTGTTGAAAATGCCATGTTTTCATGTCCATGATACAACAGAGATATTCATGAGGAATATATTGGCATTTGAAGAATGTCACATATCAGATATATCAGATCAAGATTCAGCTTACATTTCTCAGTACTTCAGTAtcttaaattttcttattaatacaGAAAAGGATGTGAGCATCTTAGTTGATAAGAAAATTATTGTGAATTGGATGGGGGATACTAATGCAGTGGCTACAATGGTTAACAATCTTTGCAAGAATCTAGCAATGCCTATACTCAATCCAAAATATCTATCTATATGTTATAGGTTAAATGGTTTCTATGAAAACcctagcaataaatataaggcTATCTTTGTACATGAATACTTCAACACTCCTTGGAAAATAGCATCTACTATTACTGCTGTATTGCTGCTTTTGTTTACTCTGATCCAAGCTGTATGTTCAATCTGTTCATTTCTCTAA